A DNA window from Myripristis murdjan chromosome 19, fMyrMur1.1, whole genome shotgun sequence contains the following coding sequences:
- the LOC115377764 gene encoding parvalbumin beta 2-like, producing MAFSGILKDADIAAAIQACQAPESFSYKDFFVKAGLAAKAVDDVKKAFYVIDQDKSGFIEEEELKLFLQNFSASARALTDAETKAFLKAGDADGDGAIGVDEFVALVKG from the exons ATGGCTTTCTCTGGAATTCTCAAGGATGCTGATATTGCTGCAGCCATCCAGGCTTGTCAAG CTCCTGAGTCCTTCAGCTACAAGGATTTCTTCGTCAAGGCGGGCCTTGCTGCAAAGGCTGTGGATGATGTAAAGAAGGCCTTCTATGTGATTGACCAGGATAAGAGTGGCTTCATTGAGGAGGAAGAGCTCAA GCTGTTCCTGCAGAACTTCTCTGCCAGTGCCAGAGCCCTGACGGATGCAGAGACCAAGGCCTTCTTGAAGGCTGGAGACGCCGATGGAGACGGTGCCATCGGAGTCGATG AGTTTGTTGCCTTGGTCAAAGGATAA
- the LOC115377756 gene encoding parvalbumin, thymic-like has translation MAITDFLAASDITSAINACKAKDSFSPKMFFKTVGLSKKSPTEIERVFKILDQDKSGYIEQDELQLFLQNFSKGARPLTAAETRAFLLAGDSDGDGKIGWEEFSALVKSS, from the exons ATGGCTATCACCGACTTCCTCGCAGCCTCGGATATCACCTCAGCTATTAATGCTTGTAAAG CGAAAGATTCCTTTAGCCcgaaaatgtttttcaaaacagtggGCTTGTCCAAGAAATCGCCAACGGAGATCGAGAGGGTCTTCAAGATCTTGGACCAGGATAAAAGCGGCTACATAGAACAGGATGAGTTACA GCTGTTCCTGCAGAATTTCTCCAAGGGAGCAAGGCCTCTGACTGCAGCTGAGACCAGAGCTTTCCTCCTGGCAGGAGACTCAGATGGTGACGGAAAGATTGGCTGGGAAG agttttctgCACTGGTAAAGTCTTCATAA